One genomic segment of Rhizobium gallicum bv. gallicum R602sp includes these proteins:
- the ybgC gene encoding tol-pal system-associated acyl-CoA thioesterase, whose product MADNGFSISGVLTETGHQLIQRVYYEDTDFSGLVYHARYLHFLERGRTDYLRCLGVEQRELITADEEGLVFVVHRMEIDFRNPARMDDVLTIVTRTEKAGGAKMVLQQDIRRGETPLIAAKVIIAVINAKGRPRRLPEALARQMQIETQEG is encoded by the coding sequence ATGGCGGATAACGGCTTTTCGATTTCTGGCGTGCTGACGGAGACGGGGCACCAACTGATCCAGCGCGTCTATTACGAAGACACCGATTTCTCCGGTCTCGTCTATCACGCGCGCTATCTGCATTTCCTCGAGCGCGGCCGCACCGACTATCTTCGCTGCCTGGGCGTCGAGCAGCGCGAGCTGATCACCGCCGACGAGGAAGGGCTCGTTTTCGTCGTCCACCGCATGGAGATCGACTTCAGGAATCCGGCGCGCATGGACGATGTTCTCACCATCGTCACGCGCACCGAGAAGGCAGGCGGCGCGAAGATGGTGCTGCAACAGGACATCCGCCGCGGCGAAACGCCGCTTATCGCCGCCAAGGTCATCATTGCCGTCATCAACGCGAAGGGAAGACCGCGGCGGTTGCCCGAGGCGCTGGCAAGGCAGATGCAAATAGAGACGCAGGAGGGCTGA
- a CDS encoding methyl-accepting chemotaxis protein, which translates to MAQRFQSLSFKVIATFILLTALAVSTISVLGYFTSSRISDAQALKAKESVLIFRGDMLQDQLGQLENQASSIARIEALQMSITSLKSGWKTIEKSSGDARGELKKVFITNNPNPADQREKLMKPEGPSGFYYSSHEKTQGEVARDLENTAFSDLLIADLDGSVLYSYRKDDNFAENLKADAWKATGAGIAFAKAIENTAKATDDSAPTAFSGLRVDASNGKSAIFYAVPIIKLGQPKGIILFKVRDDIVTSILAKGIVSGSTAQAAIISSDGSAVGLNAEARLATLDTAPFTFMKDALASTNGMTVDDFARPDGTARAYVRSITYQAERFLVVESVLVSELNAGSIEIATLLTMIGLAALVVMAIATGLITKLLFSPLARLAGNTRDVADGKLDVEIGSQTRQDEIGTMAKALARFRQSLIESRELEAANAETRARAERDRQENLALREAEARTLQDVVQALDEGLDHLAKGDLAYQIETRFPNELESLRVNFNEALATLSETMTAIGGNSMAVRSGSEEMRTGADDLAGRTERQAASITETANAIDAITQSVRVQIQRAEQAERIARDATKETTGSSQIMRETIAAMEAIQSSSRQINTIISVIDDIAFQTNLLALNAGVEAARAGESGKGFAVVAMEVRELAQRSSSAAKEIASLLQKSTHEVETGVALVERAGVALTGIGSHVEAINGQINEIMESTREEADTLRQINTSVSELDSMTQQNAAMVEETTAAIHRLAAEAVEMDRQLGNFTLPHDHYHHSAEVHVLRQRR; encoded by the coding sequence ATGGCTCAGAGATTTCAGTCCCTGTCCTTTAAGGTTATCGCGACATTTATCCTGCTCACGGCACTGGCCGTGAGCACGATCAGTGTTCTCGGCTACTTCACCAGCAGCCGCATTTCAGATGCGCAGGCGCTGAAGGCCAAGGAAAGCGTTCTCATCTTTCGCGGCGACATGCTGCAGGATCAACTGGGACAGCTCGAAAACCAGGCGAGTTCCATTGCGCGCATCGAGGCGCTGCAGATGTCGATCACAAGCCTGAAGAGCGGCTGGAAGACGATCGAAAAATCGTCGGGCGACGCTCGCGGCGAACTCAAGAAGGTGTTCATCACCAACAATCCGAACCCGGCCGATCAGCGTGAAAAGCTGATGAAACCGGAAGGACCGAGCGGCTTCTACTACTCCAGCCACGAAAAGACGCAGGGCGAAGTTGCACGCGACCTGGAGAACACCGCTTTCAGCGACCTGCTGATCGCCGATCTCGATGGCTCGGTTCTCTATTCCTACAGGAAGGACGACAATTTTGCCGAAAACCTGAAGGCTGATGCATGGAAGGCGACAGGTGCGGGTATTGCGTTTGCAAAGGCGATCGAGAACACGGCCAAGGCGACAGACGATTCCGCGCCGACCGCATTTTCGGGCCTGCGCGTTGATGCCTCCAACGGCAAGTCGGCGATCTTCTATGCAGTGCCGATCATCAAGCTCGGACAGCCGAAGGGCATCATCCTCTTCAAGGTTCGCGACGATATTGTCACCAGCATCCTGGCAAAGGGGATCGTATCCGGCAGCACGGCTCAGGCGGCCATCATTTCCAGTGATGGTTCTGCCGTGGGGCTCAATGCCGAAGCCCGGCTTGCGACGCTCGACACAGCGCCGTTCACCTTCATGAAGGATGCGCTTGCAAGCACCAACGGCATGACGGTGGACGACTTTGCGCGCCCCGACGGCACCGCCCGGGCCTACGTCCGCTCTATCACCTATCAGGCCGAACGGTTCCTCGTCGTCGAAAGCGTGCTCGTCAGCGAGCTCAATGCTGGTTCGATCGAGATCGCGACGCTGCTGACGATGATCGGCCTTGCAGCGCTTGTCGTCATGGCGATCGCCACCGGCCTCATCACCAAGCTGCTCTTCTCGCCGCTTGCCCGCCTCGCTGGAAATACCCGCGATGTGGCCGACGGCAAGCTGGATGTCGAGATCGGCAGCCAGACCCGCCAGGACGAAATCGGCACGATGGCCAAGGCGCTCGCCCGCTTCAGGCAATCACTGATCGAAAGCCGCGAGTTGGAAGCGGCAAACGCCGAAACACGCGCTCGCGCCGAACGCGACCGCCAGGAAAACCTTGCTCTGCGCGAAGCGGAAGCGAGAACCTTGCAGGATGTCGTCCAGGCACTGGACGAGGGTCTGGACCATCTGGCGAAAGGCGATCTTGCCTATCAGATCGAAACGCGCTTCCCCAACGAACTTGAAAGCCTGCGCGTCAACTTCAACGAAGCGCTCGCCACGCTCAGCGAAACGATGACGGCGATCGGCGGCAACTCCATGGCTGTACGGTCGGGCTCGGAAGAGATGCGGACCGGAGCCGACGACCTTGCCGGACGTACCGAGCGCCAGGCTGCTTCGATCACCGAAACGGCCAATGCGATCGACGCGATCACCCAGTCCGTTCGCGTTCAGATCCAACGCGCCGAACAGGCCGAGCGCATTGCCCGCGACGCGACGAAGGAGACCACCGGTTCCAGCCAGATCATGCGCGAGACAATCGCAGCGATGGAAGCAATCCAGTCCTCCTCGCGGCAGATCAATACGATCATCTCCGTCATCGACGACATCGCCTTCCAGACCAACCTGCTGGCGCTTAATGCCGGCGTCGAAGCCGCCCGCGCCGGGGAATCCGGCAAGGGGTTTGCGGTTGTGGCAATGGAAGTGCGCGAGTTGGCGCAGCGCTCATCCAGCGCAGCCAAGGAAATTGCGAGCCTGCTGCAGAAGTCGACCCACGAAGTCGAGACCGGCGTGGCGCTTGTCGAGCGGGCAGGGGTGGCTCTGACCGGCATAGGCAGCCATGTGGAAGCGATCAACGGCCAAATCAACGAGATCATGGAATCGACCCGCGAAGAGGCGGATACGCTACGCCAGATCAACACGTCCGTTTCCGAGCTCGATTCGATGACGCAGCAGAATGCCGCCATGGTCGAGGAAACGACAGCCGCGATCCACCGCCTTGCGGCCGAGGCTGTGGAGATGGATCGTCAGCTCGGCAATTTCACGCTGCCTCACGACCATTACCATCACAGCGCCGAGGTTCATGTTCTGAGGCAACGCCGATAA
- a CDS encoding NAD-dependent epimerase/dehydratase family protein has translation MKIAVMGGDGFIGWPTSLHLSDAGHDVHILDNLSRRWIDTELGVQSLTPMDSIQERTRIWHAETGRRIHFNLIDLAKDYELLKNWLAENRPAAIVHFAEQRAAPYSMKSDRHKNYTVNNNVSATHNLLNALVELQLDAHLIHLGTMGVYGYSTVGAAIPEGYLTVGVETADGEMARQEILYPSNPGSIYHMTKCLDQLLLQFYAKNDALRITDLHQGIVWGTHTQQTCRHPQLINRFDYDGDYGTVLNRFLIQAAIGYPLTVHGTGGQTRAFIHIQDSVRCIELALKNPPARGSRVEIFNQMTETHRVRDLAEMIARMSGAKIAWLPNPRKEAPENDLIVRNEKFRDLGLDPITLEAGLLSEIVDVARKFAYRVDRSRVPAVSAWTKDIAATIDRDPEGKRLKSVS, from the coding sequence ATGAAGATTGCGGTGATGGGCGGAGATGGGTTCATTGGCTGGCCGACATCGCTGCATCTCTCAGACGCGGGGCACGACGTCCACATTCTCGACAATCTCTCGCGGCGCTGGATCGACACCGAACTTGGCGTGCAATCGCTGACGCCGATGGATTCCATTCAGGAGCGTACCCGCATCTGGCATGCCGAAACCGGGCGGCGCATCCATTTCAATCTGATTGACCTCGCCAAGGATTACGAGCTTCTCAAGAATTGGCTTGCCGAAAACCGGCCGGCGGCCATCGTCCATTTCGCCGAGCAGCGCGCGGCTCCCTATTCGATGAAGAGCGACCGGCACAAGAACTACACCGTCAACAACAATGTCAGCGCTACGCATAACCTTTTGAATGCGCTCGTCGAATTACAGCTCGACGCTCATCTGATCCACCTCGGCACGATGGGCGTCTACGGTTATTCGACCGTCGGCGCGGCGATCCCCGAGGGCTACCTGACCGTCGGCGTCGAAACGGCGGATGGCGAGATGGCCCGACAGGAAATCCTCTATCCGTCCAATCCCGGCTCGATCTACCATATGACCAAGTGCCTGGATCAACTGCTCCTGCAGTTCTATGCGAAAAATGATGCGCTGCGCATCACCGACCTGCACCAGGGCATCGTATGGGGCACACATACGCAGCAGACCTGCCGCCATCCCCAACTGATCAACCGTTTCGACTATGACGGCGACTACGGCACCGTACTGAACCGCTTTCTCATCCAGGCCGCGATCGGCTACCCGCTGACCGTGCACGGCACAGGCGGCCAGACGCGCGCCTTCATCCATATCCAGGATTCGGTTCGCTGCATCGAGCTTGCGCTGAAGAACCCGCCTGCGCGCGGCTCCCGTGTCGAGATCTTCAACCAGATGACCGAGACGCATCGGGTGCGCGATCTTGCCGAGATGATCGCCAGGATGAGCGGCGCGAAGATCGCCTGGCTTCCCAATCCGCGCAAGGAAGCGCCGGAAAACGATCTGATCGTCAGGAACGAGAAATTCCGCGATCTGGGGCTCGATCCGATCACGCTCGAGGCGGGCTTGCTCAGCGAGATCGTCGACGTCGCCAGGAAATTCGCTTACCGCGTCGACCGCTCCCGCGTTCCCGCAGTCTCTGCCTGGACGAAGGACATCGCCGCCACGATCGACCGCGACCCGGAAGGCAAGCGGCTGAAATCGGTGTCATGA
- a CDS encoding pyridoxamine 5'-phosphate oxidase family protein has product MASFSEARDHPARQLWDQVNDVSAGMLGIDGADMHMQPMAPHADPKTNTIWFYTKSDADIVRAVKPGTRAHFCVVGKDHDYHACLAGKIEVRPDPSRIEQYWNSVVAAWYEEGKKDPNLTMLVMHVDDAEIWVSTGSKLKFGWEIAKANLSDDKMPEVGIKRHLQFA; this is encoded by the coding sequence ATGGCAAGCTTTAGTGAAGCGCGCGATCATCCGGCACGGCAGCTTTGGGATCAGGTGAACGATGTTTCCGCAGGTATGCTCGGCATCGATGGTGCCGACATGCACATGCAGCCGATGGCTCCGCATGCCGATCCGAAGACCAATACCATCTGGTTCTATACCAAGTCGGATGCCGACATCGTCCGCGCCGTCAAACCGGGAACGCGGGCGCATTTCTGCGTCGTCGGCAAGGATCACGACTACCACGCGTGCCTGGCAGGCAAGATCGAGGTTCGGCCGGACCCTTCGAGGATCGAGCAATATTGGAATTCGGTGGTTGCTGCCTGGTACGAGGAGGGCAAGAAAGATCCGAACCTGACGATGCTTGTCATGCATGTCGACGACGCCGAAATCTGGGTATCGACCGGCAGCAAGCTGAAGTTCGGCTGGGAGATCGCGAAGGCCAATCTCAGCGATGACAAGATGCCGGAAGTGGGCATCAAGCGGCATCTGCAATTTGCCTGA
- a CDS encoding LLM class flavin-dependent oxidoreductase, whose protein sequence is MVPFSILDLSPVAEGTTIQQSFEGSARMAQKAEECGYKRFWLAEHHGMPGVASAATAVVIGHVGAATTRIRIGSGGIMLPNHSPLVIAEQFGTLAALFPGRVDLGLGRAPGTDMRTAQALRRNLETGAHSFPNDIVELQQLLGAPVENQAILAVPGHNSHVPIWLLGSSLYSAQLAAMLGLPYAFASHFAPDLLLDAIDIYRSKFQPSASLDQPYVMAGVMGSVAPSDEEAQYHFTSAQQQFVNLRRNVRGPFPRPVEDMEGFWSPMEKLNVEHTLRYAVVGSPKTSEAKLTEFLKETGADELIISMPIHDIEARLKSVELFAELGNFMRVAA, encoded by the coding sequence ATGGTTCCCTTTTCCATTCTCGATCTTTCGCCCGTTGCCGAAGGCACGACGATCCAGCAATCCTTCGAAGGCTCGGCGCGCATGGCGCAGAAGGCGGAAGAGTGCGGCTACAAGCGCTTCTGGCTGGCGGAACATCACGGCATGCCGGGGGTTGCAAGTGCTGCGACTGCGGTGGTCATCGGCCATGTCGGTGCCGCAACGACACGGATCCGCATCGGCTCGGGCGGAATCATGCTGCCAAATCACTCGCCGCTGGTGATCGCCGAGCAGTTCGGTACATTGGCGGCGCTTTTCCCGGGCCGGGTCGACCTCGGGCTCGGCCGCGCGCCGGGTACGGATATGCGCACGGCACAGGCGCTCCGCCGCAATCTGGAGACAGGCGCCCACAGCTTCCCGAACGATATCGTCGAGCTGCAGCAGCTATTGGGCGCGCCCGTCGAAAACCAGGCGATCCTTGCCGTTCCGGGCCACAATTCGCATGTGCCGATCTGGCTTCTCGGCTCCAGTCTTTATAGCGCCCAGCTCGCGGCGATGCTCGGGCTGCCCTATGCCTTCGCCTCGCATTTCGCGCCCGATTTGCTGCTCGATGCGATCGATATCTACCGCAGCAAGTTCCAACCCTCGGCCTCGCTCGACCAGCCCTACGTCATGGCCGGCGTCATGGGTTCCGTCGCGCCGAGCGACGAGGAGGCGCAATATCATTTCACCTCTGCCCAGCAGCAGTTCGTCAATCTGCGCCGTAACGTCCGTGGCCCGTTCCCGCGGCCAGTCGAGGACATGGAGGGCTTCTGGTCACCGATGGAGAAACTGAACGTCGAGCACACGCTTCGCTATGCGGTCGTCGGCTCGCCGAAGACGTCAGAGGCGAAGCTCACCGAATTCCTGAAGGAGACCGGGGCGGACGAACTCATCATCTCGATGCCGATCCACGACATCGAGGCGCGGCTGAAGTCGGTCGAGCTGTTTGCGGAACTGGGGAATTTCATGCGTGTTGCGGCTTAA
- a CDS encoding MBL fold metallo-hydrolase: protein MKPQLLILAIACLVPLALPRAAGAQDERKPVSQCQAIAQAIPKARFASFSREMPIVRAVSEGEDVKLTFLGHSTFEIETPGGIVIATDFNGWYRPVVTPDVVTMNRAHSTHYTLTPDPAIKHVLHGWSDVPGEKADIDLMVGDTYIRNVTTDIRGGYGAAQQDGNSIFIFESAGLCIGHLGHLHYELTDAHYTEIGRLDIVMVPVDGGLTMGADSMSRIIKRLRSSLILPMHRRGPPVQRFVSMFGKDFDISYAPDDTITVSMRSLPKKPLIYVMKGAQ, encoded by the coding sequence ATGAAGCCGCAATTGCTTATCCTCGCTATCGCATGCCTTGTGCCTCTTGCCCTGCCCCGTGCAGCCGGCGCACAAGATGAACGGAAGCCCGTTAGCCAATGCCAGGCGATCGCACAGGCAATCCCCAAGGCCAGATTCGCAAGCTTTTCCCGTGAGATGCCCATCGTGCGCGCGGTTTCGGAAGGCGAGGATGTCAAGCTGACCTTCCTAGGACATTCCACCTTCGAAATCGAAACGCCGGGCGGCATCGTCATCGCAACGGATTTCAACGGCTGGTACCGGCCGGTCGTGACACCCGACGTGGTGACGATGAACCGGGCGCACTCCACGCACTACACGCTGACCCCGGATCCGGCGATCAAGCACGTGCTGCACGGCTGGAGCGATGTGCCCGGAGAAAAGGCCGACATCGACCTGATGGTCGGCGACACCTATATCCGCAACGTCACGACGGATATCCGCGGCGGCTACGGCGCTGCGCAGCAGGATGGAAATTCGATCTTCATCTTCGAGAGCGCCGGTCTCTGCATCGGCCATCTCGGCCATCTGCACTATGAGCTGACCGATGCCCACTACACCGAGATCGGCCGCCTGGACATCGTCATGGTGCCGGTCGATGGCGGCCTGACCATGGGCGCCGACAGCATGAGCCGCATCATCAAGCGGCTGCGCTCGTCGCTGATACTGCCGATGCACCGCCGCGGTCCGCCGGTCCAGCGCTTCGTGTCGATGTTCGGCAAGGATTTCGATATCAGCTACGCGCCCGACGACACGATCACCGTTTCCATGCGCTCCCTCCCCAAGAAGCCGCTCATTTATGTGATGAAGGGTGCTCAATAG
- a CDS encoding NAD-dependent epimerase/dehydratase family protein has protein sequence MKVLVSGGTGLVGRYIVEELLAAGYSVIIGGRRAPLPRLFSRPVEFAPLSLDPDKDHIEAFDDAYFFVHAALSHLPGRYRGGEGDDPGGFRRLNLDGTVSLFDTAKRAGTRRCIFISSRAAYQDTAPGTVLTEDMLPEPDTLYGEVKLAGERALAHLAGPGFAATSLRTTGVYGDLLPNKWTGLIEDYLSGRPAPVRAGTEVHGRDLGRAVRLMLETESARVSGEVFNVCDLLADTRDILSVVQQQTGCSNPLPASADKSAINRMSTEKLQALGWLAGGKALFEQTVRQLAAPLQHLRQ, from the coding sequence ATGAAGGTACTGGTATCCGGCGGGACGGGCTTGGTGGGACGCTATATCGTCGAGGAGCTGCTTGCCGCCGGATATTCGGTCATCATTGGCGGTCGCCGCGCGCCATTGCCACGCCTCTTCTCCCGTCCCGTCGAATTCGCACCGCTTTCGCTCGATCCCGACAAGGACCATATCGAGGCCTTCGACGATGCCTATTTCTTCGTGCATGCCGCGCTCAGCCACCTACCCGGTCGATATCGTGGCGGCGAAGGCGATGATCCGGGCGGCTTCCGCCGCCTAAACCTCGACGGCACTGTGTCGCTCTTCGACACCGCCAAGCGCGCCGGTACCCGCCGCTGCATCTTCATCTCCAGCCGCGCCGCCTATCAGGACACAGCGCCCGGCACTGTTCTCACAGAAGACATGCTGCCGGAGCCGGATACGCTTTACGGAGAGGTAAAGCTCGCCGGCGAGCGAGCGCTCGCCCATCTGGCCGGACCGGGCTTTGCAGCGACCAGCTTGCGCACCACGGGAGTCTATGGCGACTTGCTCCCGAACAAATGGACGGGTCTCATCGAGGATTACCTGAGCGGCAGGCCGGCGCCCGTTCGAGCCGGAACGGAAGTTCACGGCCGCGACCTCGGCCGCGCCGTGCGGCTGATGCTGGAGACGGAAAGCGCCCGCGTCTCCGGCGAGGTCTTCAATGTTTGCGATCTTCTCGCCGATACCCGCGATATCTTGTCGGTCGTGCAACAGCAAACCGGCTGTTCCAATCCTCTGCCTGCCTCGGCAGACAAGTCTGCCATCAATCGGATGAGCACCGAAAAGTTGCAAGCGCTCGGCTGGCTTGCGGGCGGCAAGGCCTTGTTCGAACAGACGGTCCGGCAACTGGCGGCCCCATTGCAGCACTTGCGGCAGTAA
- a CDS encoding TIGR00282 family metallophosphoesterase, which translates to MRLLFLGDMVGKTGRTAVWDRLPGLISDLKLDFVIVNGENAAGGFGITEDIFLETINAGADVVTTGNHVWDQKEAVAFAGRHDQFLRPANYPQGTPGRGSGLFYARSGARVLVANIMGRVFMHPELDDPFKSAEAILDACPLKEQADAIIFDFHAEATSEKQCFGHFVDGRASFVVGTHTHVPTADHQILNGGTAYMSDAGMCGDYDSSLGMDKEEPLNRFISKMPKGRMEAATGPATICGVGVEISDSTGLAEKIAPLRIGRRLSETIPDFWR; encoded by the coding sequence ATGCGTCTGCTTTTTCTGGGTGACATGGTCGGCAAGACGGGGCGCACGGCTGTATGGGATCGACTGCCCGGCTTGATTTCAGACCTGAAACTCGACTTCGTGATCGTCAACGGCGAAAATGCTGCCGGCGGTTTCGGCATCACGGAGGACATCTTTCTCGAGACGATCAACGCCGGCGCCGACGTCGTCACAACCGGAAACCACGTCTGGGACCAGAAGGAAGCGGTCGCCTTCGCGGGCCGCCACGATCAGTTCCTGCGCCCGGCGAACTATCCGCAGGGAACGCCCGGCCGCGGCTCAGGCCTCTTTTATGCGCGAAGCGGAGCACGCGTGCTCGTGGCAAACATCATGGGCCGCGTCTTCATGCATCCCGAGCTCGACGATCCCTTCAAATCCGCCGAAGCGATCCTCGATGCCTGCCCGCTGAAGGAGCAAGCCGATGCGATCATCTTCGATTTCCATGCGGAGGCCACCAGCGAGAAGCAGTGCTTTGGCCATTTCGTCGATGGACGCGCCAGCTTCGTCGTCGGCACGCACACCCATGTGCCGACCGCCGACCACCAGATCCTCAACGGAGGCACGGCCTATATGTCGGACGCCGGCATGTGCGGCGACTACGACTCCTCGCTTGGCATGGACAAGGAAGAGCCGCTAAACCGCTTCATATCCAAGATGCCGAAGGGACGTATGGAAGCCGCCACTGGACCTGCCACGATCTGCGGTGTCGGCGTGGAGATTTCCGACTCCACGGGGCTTGCTGAAAAGATCGCACCGCTGCGGATTGGCCGGCGGCTTTCCGAAACCATCCCGGATTTCTGGCGCTGA
- a CDS encoding YebC/PmpR family DNA-binding transcriptional regulator, whose protein sequence is MAGHSQFKNIMHRKGRQDAVRSKMFSKLAREITVAAKAGLPDPTMNARLRLAIQNAKAQSMPRDNIDRAIKKAAGADSENYDEVRYEGYGPGGTAIIVEALTDNRNRTASNVRSIFTKAGGALGETGSVSFSFDHVGEITYKPSAGDADTVMEAAIEAGADDVETDEEGHTITCAFESLGEVAKALEGALGEAETVKAVWRSQNNVPVDEERAQSLMKLIDSLEDDDDVQNVYSNFEVSEEVLAKLSA, encoded by the coding sequence ATGGCTGGCCATTCACAGTTTAAAAACATCATGCATCGCAAAGGCCGTCAGGATGCCGTGCGGTCGAAAATGTTCTCCAAGCTTGCGCGCGAAATCACCGTTGCTGCCAAGGCCGGCCTGCCCGACCCGACGATGAACGCGCGCCTGCGCCTGGCAATCCAGAACGCCAAGGCCCAGTCCATGCCGAGGGACAACATCGACCGCGCCATCAAGAAGGCCGCAGGCGCCGATAGCGAGAATTACGACGAAGTCCGCTACGAGGGTTACGGTCCGGGAGGCACGGCGATCATCGTCGAAGCGCTGACCGACAACCGCAACCGCACCGCATCCAACGTCCGCTCGATCTTCACGAAGGCCGGCGGCGCGCTCGGCGAAACCGGCTCGGTTTCCTTCTCCTTCGATCACGTCGGTGAGATCACCTACAAGCCATCCGCCGGCGATGCCGACACGGTCATGGAAGCCGCAATCGAAGCCGGCGCCGATGACGTCGAGACCGACGAGGAGGGCCACACCATCACCTGTGCCTTCGAATCCCTTGGCGAGGTCGCCAAGGCCCTGGAAGGCGCGCTTGGCGAAGCTGAAACCGTCAAGGCCGTCTGGCGCTCCCAGAACAACGTGCCGGTGGACGAGGAAAGGGCCCAGTCCCTGATGAAGCTTATCGATAGCCTGGAAGACGATGACGACGTGCAGAACGTCTATTCGAACTTCGAGGTTTCCGAGGAAGTGCTCGCCAAGCTTTCCGCCTGA
- a CDS encoding glycosyltransferase encodes MDVMETGAVISLGEWPQRYAYITLVTNADYAKGATALVRSLRLTKTAANIVVLHTGGVDGIALAPLADLGCRLIAVSHLPLSGAFNERHARGQLHSAAPFAKGRKPDFHSPLDNFCKLRLWQLTEYERIVFIDADAIILKNIDKLFAYPEFSAAPNVYETLADFRRMNSGVFVARPSEETFGRMLAMLDQPDAFWRRTDQTFLEAFFPDWHGLPVYFNMLQYVWFTMPALWDWKSISVLHYQYEKPWEKDHPKAARLKPLIDLWHSVHAGNDLPDLASMMNPEAK; translated from the coding sequence ATGGACGTGATGGAGACCGGAGCGGTCATCTCATTAGGAGAGTGGCCTCAGCGTTACGCCTACATCACCCTCGTCACGAATGCCGACTATGCCAAGGGTGCGACCGCGCTTGTACGCTCCCTTCGGCTCACGAAAACGGCGGCCAATATCGTCGTGCTGCATACCGGCGGCGTTGATGGAATCGCGCTTGCCCCGCTTGCCGATCTTGGCTGCCGCCTCATCGCAGTCTCGCACCTGCCGCTTTCCGGCGCCTTCAACGAGCGTCATGCCCGCGGCCAGCTTCATTCCGCCGCTCCCTTCGCTAAGGGCCGCAAGCCTGATTTTCATTCGCCGCTCGACAATTTCTGCAAGCTTCGCCTCTGGCAACTGACCGAATACGAGCGAATCGTCTTCATCGACGCCGATGCTATCATCTTGAAGAATATCGACAAACTCTTCGCCTACCCCGAATTTTCCGCAGCACCGAATGTCTATGAAACGCTTGCCGACTTCCGCCGCATGAATTCCGGTGTCTTCGTCGCAAGACCCTCCGAAGAAACCTTTGGCCGGATGCTTGCCATGCTCGACCAGCCGGATGCCTTCTGGCGACGGACCGACCAGACCTTCCTCGAAGCCTTCTTCCCGGATTGGCACGGCCTCCCCGTCTATTTCAACATGCTGCAATATGTATGGTTCACCATGCCCGCGCTTTGGGACTGGAAGAGCATTTCGGTCCTGCATTACCAATATGAAAAGCCATGGGAGAAGGATCATCCGAAGGCGGCCAGGCTCAAGCCGCTGATCGATCTCTGGCACTCCGTCCATGCCGGCAACGACCTGCCGGACCTTGCGTCCATGATGAACCCGGAGGCGAAATGA
- a CDS encoding 5-formyltetrahydrofolate cyclo-ligase produces MQQTISKGLKAQMRAERLALRDSIPPETRIEKSLAMAEHAGEAVAFDPGTIISGFMPIRSEADIRPLMARFEERGARLCVPAILDRQTIVFRELLRSAPLVATGFGTAGPGQEATVLDPEIMLVPLSAFDDRGHRIGYGAGHYDRAIGRLRQKGMHPKLIGIAFDCQEVAHVPDEPHDISLDAILTESGLRFFASWIG; encoded by the coding sequence ATGCAGCAGACGATATCCAAAGGACTGAAAGCCCAGATGCGCGCCGAACGGCTTGCGCTGCGCGACTCAATCCCGCCAGAGACGCGGATCGAAAAAAGCCTGGCCATGGCGGAGCACGCCGGCGAGGCTGTGGCTTTCGATCCCGGCACGATCATTTCGGGCTTCATGCCCATCCGCTCGGAGGCCGATATCCGGCCGTTAATGGCGCGCTTTGAGGAACGCGGCGCCCGCCTCTGCGTTCCCGCCATCCTCGACAGGCAGACGATCGTCTTCCGTGAACTCCTGCGCAGCGCGCCGCTTGTTGCAACGGGCTTCGGTACTGCCGGACCGGGACAGGAGGCCACCGTTCTCGATCCGGAAATCATGCTCGTGCCGCTGTCGGCCTTCGACGATCGCGGCCATCGCATCGGCTATGGCGCCGGCCACTACGACCGCGCGATCGGCCGTTTGCGGCAAAAAGGCATGCATCCGAAGCTGATCGGCATTGCATTCGACTGCCAGGAAGTGGCACATGTGCCCGACGAGCCGCATGACATAAGCCTGGATGCCATCCTGACAGAAAGCGGCCTTCGCTTTTTTGCTTCTTGGATCGGATAA